TTCATCTGCTTCGCCTCGATCGCGACCGTGACCACGGGCTCGGAGACGTGCCGGATTTCCTCGAAGGGCTCCATGTCCTTGAGCGAGGATATCGTGTTGCCGGTCACAGCGTTGCGAAGGCCGGTGACTGCGGCGATGTTGCCCGCCACGACGCCCTCGGGAATCATCAGCCTCTGCGGGCCCATGAAGACCGCAACGTCGTGGCACTTGTTTTTCTGATTAGTGCCGCAGATGTAGTACTCCTCGCCCGGCACAATCCTGCCGCTGAAGACACGCCCGGTCGCGATCTCACCAGCGTGCTCGTCAATGGTGATGTCGGTTATCATGAAGGTCAGGGGGCCGTCCTTGTCCACCGAGAGCATCGCCTTCCCCGCGTCGCTCTCCAGGTCGCCCCTCCATATCTGCGGAATTCTGTACTTCTGGGCCTGAAGGGGGCTGGGCAGGTGCTTCACGACCATGTCGAAGACGACGTCGTTGATTCTGGCCCTCTCGGCCAGCTCCTTGTGTTTCCCCTGGCTGCAGAGCTCTATGATGTCCTTGAACTTCACTCCGGTCTTGAGCATGTAGGGCACTGAGAGCGCCCAGTTGTGGTAGGCACTGCCGAACGCGACGCTCCCGTCGTTCACGTTCACGAACCACTTGTCCTTGAACTCCTCCGGGACCATCTTGCGAATCAGCTCGTTGACCTCCTCGATGATTTTCTTGAAGCGCGCCTGGAGCATCTCGGGGGTGAGCTTGAGCTCGTTTATCGCCCTGTCGACCTTTGAGATGAAGAGCACGGGCTTGACCTTCTCCCTGAGCGCCTGCCTGAGAACCGTCTCGGTCTGGGCCATCACGCCCTCGACCGCGCAGACCAGCACTATCGCCCCATCCACTGCCCTCATTGCTCTAGTCACGTCACCGCCGAAATCCACGTGGCCGGGGGTATCTATGAGATTTATCAGGTACTCCTTCCCCTCCCACGGGTGGACGATGGACACGTTGGCCGAGTTTATGGTCAGGCACCTCGCCTGCTCTTGCTCGTCGAAGTTGAGGTAGAGCTGCTTCCCCGCCAGCTCGGGGCTTATCATCCCGGCGGCGGCGAGGAGGTTGTCGGAGAGGGTGGTCTTGCCGTGGTGGATGTGCGCCACGATGCCTATGTTCCTTATATACTCGGGCTTGTGCATCATCACCTTTATTTTCTGCGCCAGCTCCTCCTTGATATACGCCATTGACCCACACCTCTCAATCTTGCAGAAAAATTACCTCGCCGAT
This is a stretch of genomic DNA from Thermoplasmata archaeon. It encodes these proteins:
- a CDS encoding elongation factor EF-2, with the translated sequence MAYIKEELAQKIKVMMHKPEYIRNIGIVAHIHHGKTTLSDNLLAAAGMISPELAGKQLYLNFDEQEQARCLTINSANVSIVHPWEGKEYLINLIDTPGHVDFGGDVTRAMRAVDGAIVLVCAVEGVMAQTETVLRQALREKVKPVLFISKVDRAINELKLTPEMLQARFKKIIEEVNELIRKMVPEEFKDKWFVNVNDGSVAFGSAYHNWALSVPYMLKTGVKFKDIIELCSQGKHKELAERARINDVVFDMVVKHLPSPLQAQKYRIPQIWRGDLESDAGKAMLSVDKDGPLTFMITDITIDEHAGEIATGRVFSGRIVPGEEYYICGTNQKNKCHDVAVFMGPQRLMIPEGVVAGNIAAVTGLRNAVTGNTISSLKDMEPFEEIRHVSEPVVTVAIEAKQMKDLPKLIEVLRKVAKEDASLRVEINQETGENLLSGMGELHIEITVYRIVNDHKVEVVTSKPIVVYRECVERKGGPFEGKSPNKHNRFYFEVEPLPEAVVRAILDGEIPSDTRIKDQKALAKKLQELGMSKEEAKGVVAIHMTNILLDMTKGIQYLHETMELIIEGFKEAMDRGPLAAEKVRGLKVSLVDAKLHEDSIHRGPAQVIPAVRSSIYGAMCQAGRILLEPIVKVTLNVPDDIVGNVNRELLQRRNEIQSIEQVGDLTTIITKAPVAAMFGFASSIRSASGGRVLWGSENIGYQRVPPELSPSVIAEVRTRKGLKPEPYDESYYAA